The region GAAGACGATGGTCCTGTCGTCCGGAGTCTGGATGGCCTTCAGGCCGAGCTTGTCCTTGGACGTGTCCTTGTACGGCCCCTTGTAGGTATGGCCGGGATCGAGCGCCTGCTGGATAAAGATCGGGCCACCGGAAATTTCGTCCTGAGCCCAGATCCGCTCGATGCCGTATTTGATGTCCTCGGGCGTGATCGGGGAGCCGTCCTCCCAGGTGATCCCTTTGCGCAGGGTGTAGGTGTACGTCTTGCCGCCGTCGGTCACCTCGGCCTTCTTCTCCGCGAGGTCCGGGACCAGTTCGGTGCCGTCCTTACCGGGCTTGGGGGCGTAGGTGACCAGTTGGCGGGCGTAGAAGCGGGAGAAGTTCCAGACGAAGCCGAAATAGCTGCGCTGAGGGTCCCATGAATCCGCGTCGTCCTTGCTGATGAACTTCAGCGTCCCGCCCTGCTTTGTCGAGGGGTTGACGACGCCCCCCTTGGCCGCGGCGTTGTTCCCGGAGGTGGGGCCCGGCTTCGGGGTGCTGGACGACTTCGAGGTGTTGTGCCCGGAGTCGTCCTTGGAGGAGCCCTTCATCCATGACATCGCCAGAGGTATGCCCGCGGCCACCAGGGCCACGAAGAGCGCTCCCGCCAGCCCGTAGGTGACGGCGCGGCGGCGGCCCGCAGAGGCGCCGCCGGGGGCGGGGAGCGGGGCGGGCGACGGCAGGGCCATCGGCGACCAGGTGGGCATCGGCGGCACCCCGGGCAGCGGCACGGGCTCGGGAGCCGAGGCGGCCGCTTCGTGGCCCGCGGGCGCCGCTTCCGGCGCGTACGGCGGCGTGGGCGTGCCCATGAACGTGGGCGGCGGCGTCGGCTCGTGGTCGTACGGCGGGGGCGGCGGGCCGAAGCCGGGCGGTGCCCAGGCGGCGTTGCGGGCCAGGGCGAGCCCGCCCGCCGTATTGCGGTCGCGCTTCTGCGGCAGCGGCCGCCCCTTGGCCCGCAGCGCCGCGTACACCTGCGCGTAGACCGTGTCCAGGTCCAGCAACTCCGGCCCGCCCGGCACCCCTTCGCGCAGCAGTCCCAGCAGCTCACCGGTGAAGGCCGTATGGTGCTCGCCGGGCGGGGCGAGCGCGAAGCTGGTGTCGGGGACGGAGGCCAGCAGATAGGTGCCCTCGATCTCCACCTGGTCGATCACCGCTTCGGCGCTCGCCGTGCTCATGAAGCCGAGCACGCGTCCGCTGAAGCAGCAGTCGAGGAGCATCACCTGGCGCCCGGCCCGCCCGTCGAGCACGACGTCGCGCAGCGTGCCGTACGGCAGTCCGGTGTAGGAGCGGTGCTGTATGGATCCGGTCAGCCCCAGGAAGAGCTCGCCGCGGCGCGGTTCGACGAGACCGTGTCCGGCGAAGTACACCAGCAGGGTGTCCGTGGCCTCCTCGGCCGCGGTCCGGACGGCCTCGAGGACCTCGACCGCGGTGGCGGGGTCCTCGATGACCGTGCAGTGCTCGGGCGCCAGCCCCCAGGAACCGGGCGCGCACAGGGCCGCGGCCAGCGCGCTCAGGTTGTTGGCCACCGCCGGGATCGGCTCCAGGTGGGCATAGCGGCTGGTGCCGATGAGCACCGCGCGGGTGGCGGACGGATTGGGCAGAACGGCCACGGCTACCGCCCTCCTCCGTCGGCCTGACGGTCCCGGTCCCGTTCCGGATCGGGCGCGGCCGGGCGCTCCAGCGCGTCGATCAGACGCCGCAGCTCCTCGTCGTCGCCGCCGTCGAGGTCGACCGTAAGGTCACCACGGCGCACGGTGATCCGCCGGGCGTGCGGACGTGTCTGCCGCCAGGTGGACAGCGCCAGCGCGAAGGAAGCCGCGCTCCAGGCGTTCTCGGTGACCAACTGCAGCACATCGGTGAGCACGCCCATCTGGCCCGGCGACGGCTCGGCCTGGACCAGCTCCACCTGGGCGCCGCGGCGCGCGGCCGGATCCCGTCTCAGCCAGTCGAGGAGCGATCGCAGCTCCGCCTCCCCACCGTTCACCGCTACGTCGATCCGCACCAAGTCCCCCTTGTGACGACGGTCTCCCCGATTCTGTCCTACCCAGGGGCGTCCGCGCAGGATCAACGAAGAGCAAGGTCACCGGAGTTCGGGGGCAAGCCGCCCGCTCATGGCTGCCGCGCCGGTGGTGTGGCCAGCGCCCGGCGCCACTGCTCGGTGACCGACCGCCGCAGGCGTTCCGTGTCGACGGCGTGCGGGTCGAGAAGTCGTTGCAGCCCGATTCCTCGGAGCTGCCCGACGATCGCTACCGCGACCTCCTCGGGAGCGAGGTCGTGGCGGATGGTGCCGTCGGCGATTCCGGCCGCCACATCGTCGCGCAGATCGGCCCTGAACGACTCGTCCCGCTCGCGGAAGATCGGTGCCAGTTCCGGCATGGTGGGCGCCTCGGCCCACAGCAGCAGGAACGCGCGATGGGCGGCGCCCACCTGGCCTAGTTGGCCGATGTAGCCGTCGATCAGCCGCAGGAGGCGGTCCAGCCCCGGGGGCAGATCGGTAAGGCCCGGCACGAACCCGGCTTGTGCGGTGCGGGCCAGGAGCTCGAGGAGAGCCTGCTTCGAGCCGAAGTGGTGGGTGACGATTCCGCGGCTGTACCCGGCTCGCTCACCCACCCGCGCCAGCGTCAGCGAGCGCACTCCCTGCTCGACGACCAGCTCGGCGGCGGCCGCCAGCAATGCGGCTTCGGCCCGGTCGCGACGCTGCTTCTGGGTGCGGCGGGGGGTCGTCATGACGAGAGTCCTCACTAACTTGCGTGTCGTCCAACAAGTTTATACGGTGCCACTCATCCTGACTGGAGGTTTCAATGATCGACATTGATGAGCGCGCCCTCGATGCGCTGCTGGCCGAAGATCCCGGCGGCCCCGTGGTGATGCTGAACCTGCTGCGGTTCCGCCCGGACGGCGGTCGCGAGAGCTACCAGCGCTACATCGAGGCGCTGGGCCCGGAGATCAACGCGCGGTACGGATTGCGGGTGGAGTACCTCGGGGACGGCGGTCGTGCCCTGGTCGCCGAGGACGGGCAGGCATGGGACGCGGTGCTCCTGGTGCGCTACCCCAGCCGCCAGGCGTTCGCCGACATGGCCCGTGACCCCGACTACCGGGCGGTGTCCCATCTCCGCGCCGAGGCACTGGTGGAATCGGTTCTGCAGCCGACTGTGCCGCTCCAGGGGAGCGTGGTCTGATGCCCGCCGTCTTCGTACACGGCAATCCCGAGACGGCGGCCGTCTGGGACCCCCTGCTCGCCGAACTGAAGGCCGCCGGCGCTGCTCCGGCCGACCTCATCTGTCTGTCCCCGCCCGGGTTCGGCGCGCCGCTGCCGCCCGGGTTCGGGGCGACCGTCGGGGAGTATCGCGACTGGCTGATCGGTGAGCTGACACGCTTCGCCGAGCCCGTGGACCTGGTGGGCCACGACTGGGGCGGCGGACACGTCCTCAACGCGGTGATGAACCGCCCGGACCTCGTACGGAGCTGGGCCAGCGACACGATCGCGGCCTTCGAACCCGACTACGTCTGGCATGAGCTCGCCCAGCGATGGCAGACACCGGGAATCGGAGAGGCCGATGTGGCCGCACGCTTCGGCGCGCCCGTCGAGCAGCGGATCGCGACGCTCGTCGAGCGGGGGATGGGCGAGGCGGCGGCCGAGCGGGTCGCCCAGGGGCAGAACGAGGCGATGGGCCGGGCCGTGATCGCGCTCTACACCTCCGCCATGCCACCGGTGATGGCCGAGCTCGGCCGGAACCTGGAAAACGCGGCGCGGCGGCCGGGACTCGTGTTCCTCGCCACCGAGGACCACGTGGTGGGAACCGCCGAGCAGCGACGCCGCGCCGCGCGCCGCGCCGGTGCCCGGGTGGAGGTCCTCGATGGGCTGGGCCACTGGTGGATGACGCACGACCCCGGCCGCGGTGCGGAGGCGCTCACCCGTTTCTGGGCGTCGCTGGACGACGGGTAGTCGCACCCACGTGGATGCCGCACAGGCGATGGTGCCGTCCGGGATGGGGACGGCACCCTCGCCCATCCCCTCGCATGAGCCTCGGCACATTGCCTCGTGTGACTTAGCGCTTGAGACCTAGCTCTCTCCCAGTAGCCGGGCCAGCGCCGCCTGAAGTCGTCGTGCATCAGGGGACGAGGCGCACCTAGGGCACTCGCACGGTGGCCACGCTGACGACTTCAGGGGTTCGAGAGACGCGTTGGACGCCCTGTAGATGGCCATGGGGCCGAAGGTCTTGCCCCCGTTCCGAGACACGCGCACGGTCATGAGAGCTGGTTCCTGGCTCATGCGCGCCCCATGTGGGACCAGCCGCTCTGATGCCTGCGAAGTTCCTTCATGCACAGTGCGAGTCGCTCGGTGTCCCCCGACCGGACATGCGCTGCCTGTTGCCTGAGCAGCGCGGCGCACACGTCGCAGGTTGCTGCGTCTGCCATCGATGACAGCGCACAAGAGCTGCATACGAGCCTTCTGGAGGAGGCTAACGAGGATGCCTGGCTATTGCAGTGCGGGGGCATTGATGCGTCAGTGGGTCGGCCCGTCATACGGAAACCTCCACTCCGTGAATCCGCCGGGGGCCGATATCGATGCCGTGAACGGCCAACCAGAGGGCACGGCGGCGCGCTCGCTGTTGCCGTGCCTCTCGCCGTCGCTCATGAGCCACCAGGTACGGGCGGACAAGCCCGATGTCCTCACCCCGCGGTGCTGGCACACGGGGCGCCCTCACGGGCCGGTGCAACGGGGGTTGATCACTGGCCCGATGGCGGCCCACAGGAGGCAGTAAGAACCGCAGCAGTGCCAGGAGCAGTCTCGCTGTAGCTTGGGACACGTCGTCAACCTCCACGGGGTTGCGGGCCACGCCCCCGGACCGGTTGCACGGTCGCGGGGGTCCTTGCTGTTCGCCTCACGCTTCCGCTCTATTGAGTGACTGCATAGCGGCCCCCTGTCGGCCAACTGTCGGCCACAATTGGGACATGACCAGCGTCATCGGGGCCAACATCAAGCGCCTACGCGAAGAGCGGGGCTGGAGCCAGGCACGTCTGGCCCGCGAGGTGTGCCGATCGACAGGGGTCAGCGGAGAGCCGATCGGGCGGCAAGAGGTCAGTCGGTGGGAGACAGGGAAGCGCACCCCTCGTGAATGGCTGCCATTCCTCGCTTCGGCCCTCGGTGTCACCGCGGACGTACTGAAAGCACCTCAGGAGCCGACTCAGCCACCTTTGCCGACCCTGGCCGACTTCCTGCCCGAAGAGGACCCGCTAACTCCGCTGCAAACCCGTAGAGGGCGCCAAATCGGCATGGGTGCGGTGGATGACCTGAAGCAGCGGGTGCACGGTCTTAGGCTTGCCGACGACGTTCTGGCCGGGGGTGACTTGATTCGCCCCGCACTCCGGGAACTTCGTTCCGCTGTGAAGCTGTACCGGCACGGCGCGCACACCAGTGAAGTAGGGCAGCAACTTCTCAGGCAGCTTGGCGAGTTGGCGCAGATTGCCGGATGGATCGCCAGCGATGCCGGACAGCACGGTGAAGCTGAGCGCATCTACCGGCTGGGGATCAGTGCGGCGACACAGGCGGAAGACCACACGCTGGCCGGGAATATCGCCGGATCACTCGCCTACCAGTACAGCAACACGGGTCGGGAAGCCGAAGGGGTCACGCTGGCGCATGCCGCCTTGAGCGACGCTGGCAGCGATGCCCCGCCAAAAGCCCGAGCGCTGTATCTGGACCGTGTGGCTTGGGCTCACACCAAGATGGGCAAGGCGCACGCCCAACCCGCTATGCGCGCCCTGGGGGAAGCCTCAGAAGCGTTGGCGGAAGATACGCCCGGCACGGAATCACCCGCCTACCTGTATTGGGTGGACGCCGGGGAGTTCCGGGTCATGGAATCGCGGGTCTACACGGAATTGCACCGACCCTTGCGCGCTGTTCCCTTGCTTCGGAACGTGCTCAGCGGATACGACACCACCCATACTCGCGAATTGGCCCTGTACCTCTCATGGCTTGCCGTGGCTCTTGCTGATGCCAACGAACCGGAAGAGGCGGCAGCCGTAGCGGAACGAGTCATCGGCATCTCATCTGACGTGTCCTCGGAAAGAACAGCGGAACGGGTCCGGGTCATCCTTCGCCGGTTGCAGGATTACGCAGACGTGCCGGAAGTCGCGGCGCTGCTCGCCGAACAAGAGGCAGCCTGAAAGACGAAGCGGATCAGCTCGCGTGCAGTATCAGCCCGATGCCCGCCACCGTCAGCCCTGCCGCCGCGATCCTCGGACCGCCGAACCGCTCCT is a window of Streptomyces violaceusniger Tu 4113 DNA encoding:
- a CDS encoding caspase, EACC1-associated type; the protein is MAVLPNPSATRAVLIGTSRYAHLEPIPAVANNLSALAAALCAPGSWGLAPEHCTVIEDPATAVEVLEAVRTAAEEATDTLLVYFAGHGLVEPRRGELFLGLTGSIQHRSYTGLPYGTLRDVVLDGRAGRQVMLLDCCFSGRVLGFMSTASAEAVIDQVEIEGTYLLASVPDTSFALAPPGEHHTAFTGELLGLLREGVPGGPELLDLDTVYAQVYAALRAKGRPLPQKRDRNTAGGLALARNAAWAPPGFGPPPPPYDHEPTPPPTFMGTPTPPYAPEAAPAGHEAAASAPEPVPLPGVPPMPTWSPMALPSPAPLPAPGGASAGRRRAVTYGLAGALFVALVAAGIPLAMSWMKGSSKDDSGHNTSKSSSTPKPGPTSGNNAAAKGGVVNPSTKQGGTLKFISKDDADSWDPQRSYFGFVWNFSRFYARQLVTYAPKPGKDGTELVPDLAEKKAEVTDGGKTYTYTLRKGITWEDGSPITPEDIKYGIERIWAQDEISGGPIFIQQALDPGHTYKGPYKDTSKDKLGLKAIQTPDDRTIVFKLPKANGDFERMLATPSASPVKKTKDTKEKYQDNPFSSGPYRFGSYQPGTSLELVRNTEWERSSDPIRAALPERITVNFSSDEQTNTKALFAGDYDLDLQSYGLTGASLNQATRSSDLSARLDSPSNGLLLFAALPRSVKPLNNVHCRKAVLYATDRKNLQTAAGGPQTGDIAHHMLPPAIGGSDSSYDPYETLKRKGKPDTDKAKAELKACGKSNGFSTTIAVRNNHPTDVDVAMSLQASLRKVGITTEIDQVDGTHFSETTGAPATVKKKGYGIVLYRWLADFPTGQSFLQPLADSRFILPTGNLNVAELDDPTIDDLFDTAIAEQDPAKAGSDYAQINRRISDSAAYLPILFQKSVIWRGSRLTNVYASEPWEGRYDYVSLGVSK
- a CDS encoding alpha/beta fold hydrolase, which produces MPAVFVHGNPETAAVWDPLLAELKAAGAAPADLICLSPPGFGAPLPPGFGATVGEYRDWLIGELTRFAEPVDLVGHDWGGGHVLNAVMNRPDLVRSWASDTIAAFEPDYVWHELAQRWQTPGIGEADVAARFGAPVEQRIATLVERGMGEAAAERVAQGQNEAMGRAVIALYTSAMPPVMAELGRNLENAARRPGLVFLATEDHVVGTAEQRRRAARRAGARVEVLDGLGHWWMTHDPGRGAEALTRFWASLDDG
- a CDS encoding TetR/AcrR family transcriptional regulator codes for the protein MTTPRRTQKQRRDRAEAALLAAAAELVVEQGVRSLTLARVGERAGYSRGIVTHHFGSKQALLELLARTAQAGFVPGLTDLPPGLDRLLRLIDGYIGQLGQVGAAHRAFLLLWAEAPTMPELAPIFRERDESFRADLRDDVAAGIADGTIRHDLAPEEVAVAIVGQLRGIGLQRLLDPHAVDTERLRRSVTEQWRRALATPPARQP
- a CDS encoding DUF1330 domain-containing protein, with the translated sequence MIDIDERALDALLAEDPGGPVVMLNLLRFRPDGGRESYQRYIEALGPEINARYGLRVEYLGDGGRALVAEDGQAWDAVLLVRYPSRQAFADMARDPDYRAVSHLRAEALVESVLQPTVPLQGSVV
- a CDS encoding effector-associated constant component EACC1, coding for MRIDVAVNGGEAELRSLLDWLRRDPAARRGAQVELVQAEPSPGQMGVLTDVLQLVTENAWSAASFALALSTWRQTRPHARRITVRRGDLTVDLDGGDDEELRRLIDALERPAAPDPERDRDRQADGGGR
- a CDS encoding helix-turn-helix transcriptional regulator, with protein sequence MTSVIGANIKRLREERGWSQARLAREVCRSTGVSGEPIGRQEVSRWETGKRTPREWLPFLASALGVTADVLKAPQEPTQPPLPTLADFLPEEDPLTPLQTRRGRQIGMGAVDDLKQRVHGLRLADDVLAGGDLIRPALRELRSAVKLYRHGAHTSEVGQQLLRQLGELAQIAGWIASDAGQHGEAERIYRLGISAATQAEDHTLAGNIAGSLAYQYSNTGREAEGVTLAHAALSDAGSDAPPKARALYLDRVAWAHTKMGKAHAQPAMRALGEASEALAEDTPGTESPAYLYWVDAGEFRVMESRVYTELHRPLRAVPLLRNVLSGYDTTHTRELALYLSWLAVALADANEPEEAAAVAERVIGISSDVSSERTAERVRVILRRLQDYADVPEVAALLAEQEAA